Proteins co-encoded in one Candidatus Nomurabacteria bacterium genomic window:
- a CDS encoding glutathione S-transferase N-terminal domain-containing protein has product MLTLYMKSTCPFCQRVMQMAENLGVTLELKDITEDGTALAELEEKSGGTQVPFLVDSEKSVSMLESSDIIDYLRENYVGSGASEAAVTKPRVHVGGSTCESCEG; this is encoded by the coding sequence ATGTTAACACTGTACATGAAGTCAACTTGTCCATTTTGTCAGCGCGTTATGCAAATGGCTGAGAATCTGGGCGTTACCCTCGAGCTGAAAGATATTACAGAAGACGGAACGGCACTGGCTGAGCTTGAGGAAAAATCTGGAGGGACACAGGTGCCATTTTTGGTGGATAGTGAAAAGAGCGTGTCGATGTTGGAATCAAGTGACATCATTGATTACTTGCGAGAAAATTATGTTGGTTCTGGAGCAAGTGAAGCTGCGGTAACTAAGCCGCGTGTACACGTGGGTGGATCTACCTGCGAATCATGCGAGGGTTAA
- a CDS encoding Bax inhibitor-1/YccA family protein: protein MNDISGVQARSHEDGLRLFFLYTFWIMAAGLLVTALVANYVQGNEVLFASLTHLTEVVNDDGETVQKFGASGLWWTAAILELVLVVVLATFGASKRIGFGMAVFLFAVYAALNGFTLAPVLYMYTEASVAKVFFITAGTFGCSAYWGHVTKRSLLSLQGFFMQALIGLLIVLVVNMFFSSPMMDMLVSGAAVLLFIGLTAFDMQKLRAMYDEEGWSPGLAVYGALTLYLDFINMLIHLLRLFGQRK from the coding sequence ATGAACGACATTTCTGGTGTGCAAGCAAGAAGCCATGAAGATGGTCTTCGGCTGTTCTTTCTTTACACGTTCTGGATCATGGCCGCTGGATTGCTTGTGACCGCTCTGGTCGCAAACTATGTTCAGGGCAACGAAGTGCTATTTGCCTCGCTCACACATCTCACGGAGGTCGTCAATGATGATGGTGAAACCGTGCAGAAGTTCGGCGCTTCAGGGCTGTGGTGGACTGCGGCGATTCTCGAGTTGGTGCTGGTTGTTGTTTTGGCAACATTCGGTGCTTCCAAAAGAATTGGTTTCGGCATGGCGGTGTTCTTGTTTGCGGTATATGCTGCACTCAATGGCTTCACCTTGGCACCGGTCTTGTACATGTACACCGAAGCGAGCGTGGCAAAGGTCTTCTTCATCACTGCTGGCACATTCGGCTGTTCTGCGTATTGGGGGCATGTTACGAAACGCAGTCTTCTGTCGCTGCAAGGATTTTTCATGCAGGCCCTTATCGGGTTATTGATTGTGTTGGTCGTCAACATGTTCTTTTCATCTCCGATGATGGACATGCTGGTGAGCGGAGCAGCGGTCCTGCTCTTCATTGGCTTGACCGCTTTTGACATGCAGAAGCTTCGTGCGATGTATGACGAAGAGGGTTGGTCGCCGGGATTGGCGGTCTACGGTGCGCTGACGCTGTACCTCGACTTCATCAACATGCTCATTCATCTATTGCGCCTGTTTGGACAGAGAAAGTAA
- a CDS encoding zf-TFIIB domain-containing protein, with product MAMKKEPILDGVIIIDRCPKCSGVWLDHEELESIQEAAEDDGSNFATGLAVGIAIG from the coding sequence ATGGCGATGAAAAAGGAACCCATCCTTGATGGAGTCATCATTATCGATCGCTGTCCAAAGTGCAGTGGCGTCTGGCTGGATCACGAGGAACTCGAATCAATCCAGGAAGCTGCAGAGGATGACGGCTCAAACTTCGCTACAGGTCTTGCAGTCGGTATAGCTATCGGCTAG